The Streptomyces sp. V4I8 genome includes the window GGTGTCGATGCGGCGGCCGTGCGGGTGGTCGCCGAGGGCGGCGCGCAACGCGTCCAGGATCGCGTCTCTGTCGGTGCCGGGCTCGGGCTCGACACCGAGGACCGCCCGCTGTTGTCCTGCCGGGCCGATGCCGAGCAGGGCGGTGCGGCGGACGCCGGGAGCGGTGTCGGCGGCGGTCTCGACGTCCTCGGTGGTGAGGGTGAAGCCCTCCCCGGTCACGCGGTGCGCTGTGCGGCCGAGGTACCACAGGCGGCCTTCGTCGTCGAGGCGTCCCAGGTCGCCGGTGCGGTGCCACAGTCTGCCGTCCGCGACCGTTTTGGCAGCTGCCGTGGCGTCCGGTCGCGCGTGGTAGGCGGGGCTGACCACGGGCCCTGCGACGGCGATCTCCCCCAGTGCGGTGGCGTCCGCGTCCAGGATGCGCGCCTCGATACCGGGCAGGGGGCGGCCCAGGCAGGTGCCGTCATGCCCCGGGGGCGGCTGAGTGCGCAGCTCTCGCAGCTCGCCGGCGTCGATGGCGGCGACGGGCAGGCACTCGGTGGCGCCGTAGACGCTGAGGATCTCCGCGTCGGCGGGCAGCACCTTGGCCAGGGCCTCGGCGAGACGGGGGCTCAGCGACGCGCCGAAGGACAGCACGCGGCGCACAGAGGGCAGGGTCAGGCCGTTGCGGGCGCAGTGACCGGCGAGCAGACGGAGGAGGGCGGGTGAGGCCGCGACGGCGGTCGCCCTGTGCCGCAGGAGCGGGCCGACGACGTGGCCGGCGGGCGTGCGGGCCGGGGCCAGGTGGTTGATCTGCGGGGCGACGGTGGTCATGCCGAGAAGCGGGCCGAACAGGGCGATCGGCAGGAAGCAGGAGAGAAGGACGTCGTCGGGTTCGGGCCGCAGGACGGCGGCGAGGGCGGTGAGTTGCCCGGCGATGGTGGCGTGGCGGTACTCCACGCCCTTGGGCCGGCCGGTCGAGCCGGAGGTGAAGGCGATCATCGCCAGGTCCTCGTCCTGCGGGACCGGGGCGAGGGGAGGCGGGCCGCTCCCGTCGGCGACCGTCAGCGGCAGGCTCTCGCCCAACAGCCGGTCCTGGCCCGGGAGCCGGCCGCCGGTGACCAGGGCCGTGCGGACGTGGCCGCGGCCCCAGCCCAGCGCTCTGCGCCCGACGTGGGCCAGGCGTTCCCCGATGAAGACGCCGGGGCCGATGTGGTCCAGGCAGCGCCGCACGTCGGCGCGGGGCTCGATCAGGGCGGGGACGGCACCGAGGAGGGCCGACCCCTGGACGGCGACGAAGAGTTCGTAGGCGTCGCGGGTCATGACCACGGCCTTGTCGCCGCGCCGCACTCCGGCCGACCGGAGCTGGTCGGCGGTGCGGCGGCAGCCGTCCAGGAGTTGCGCCGCGGTGATGGCCTGTGATGCTCGGGCGCCGGCACAGCGGACGAGGGCGGTCGCCCCGGGGTGTTCGTTCAGCCGGGTCAGGCGGGCGAAGATGCTGTCCTGTGCGGTGGTCATCGCTGTCCTCGCAGAAAGTCCCGGATGTGGTCGCCGAGTTCGTCCCCGGCGTCCTCCATGACGAGGTGGCCGGCGTTCGGGTAGCGGCGGACGTCGGCGTGGGGATGGCGGCGGGTCCACTCGGTGAGGACCGGCGGGGTGAAGACCGGGTCGCGCATGCCCCAGCCGATGAACATGGGGATCTGTCGCAAGTCGTCGGATTCGGCCGACGGTTCGAGCAGCCGCCACGCCTCGTCCGTGGCGCCCCGGGGGATGGCTCGGACGAACTCCGTGATCGCGCGGCGGTTGTTCCGACGCCGGTGAGGGAGGAGATAGGCGCGCCGTTCGGCGGGGCTGAGCGGGTGGGTGACGCCGACGCGGACCGTGGCCCGGGCGAAGGCGTTGGTGGTGTGGACGGCGGCGGCGACGGGCCGGTGGTCCCTGATCCAGCGCAGGTAGAACGGCAGCCGGTAGCCGTCCGGCCAGGGAAAGGCGATGGTGTTGAGGACCACCAGACGGGAGACGATGCCCGGGTTGCGCAGCATCCAGGCGAAGCCGATCGGGCCGCCCCAGTCGTGCACGACGAACGTCCAGCCCC containing:
- a CDS encoding alpha/beta fold hydrolase; this encodes MTADSRRPADATHSPLLQQLLPGYPARDHWRLVPTTGQHYVDLGAGEPLLFLHGNPTWSYAWRKLLPALAPHARCLAPDLPGLGLSHPLALPPDPAARYQAQLDHLDALYQHLVQQEGIPARGWTFVVHDWGGPIGFAWMLRNPGIVSRLVVLNTIAFPWPDGYRLPFYLRWIRDHRPVAAAVHTTNAFARATVRVGVTHPLSPAERRAYLLPHRRRNNRRAITEFVRAIPRGATDEAWRLLEPSAESDDLRQIPMFIGWGMRDPVFTPPVLTEWTRRHPHADVRRYPNAGHLVMEDAGDELGDHIRDFLRGQR
- a CDS encoding AMP-binding protein translates to MTTAQDSIFARLTRLNEHPGATALVRCAGARASQAITAAQLLDGCRRTADQLRSAGVRRGDKAVVMTRDAYELFVAVQGSALLGAVPALIEPRADVRRCLDHIGPGVFIGERLAHVGRRALGWGRGHVRTALVTGGRLPGQDRLLGESLPLTVADGSGPPPLAPVPQDEDLAMIAFTSGSTGRPKGVEYRHATIAGQLTALAAVLRPEPDDVLLSCFLPIALFGPLLGMTTVAPQINHLAPARTPAGHVVGPLLRHRATAVAASPALLRLLAGHCARNGLTLPSVRRVLSFGASLSPRLAEALAKVLPADAEILSVYGATECLPVAAIDAGELRELRTQPPPGHDGTCLGRPLPGIEARILDADATALGEIAVAGPVVSPAYHARPDATAAAKTVADGRLWHRTGDLGRLDDEGRLWYLGRTAHRVTGEGFTLTTEDVETAADTAPGVRRTALLGIGPAGQQRAVLGVEPEPGTDRDAILDALRAALGDHPHGRRIDTVLFHPRFPTDIRHNSKIDRTRLAASAAKQLQRPPR